A window of Castanea sativa cultivar Marrone di Chiusa Pesio chromosome 8, ASM4071231v1 genomic DNA:
CGTAGCTCCCATTAACCTAACTGATCACAACTTGAGAATCGGAGAATATGATCATACTCTTAGCTCCTGCGGCTATCACGAGGTCGAGTCCTGCTATTAAGGCTTCGTATTTCACCTCATTATTGGTGGTAGAGAAATCCAGATAGATCATACAttcgatcttatctccttcTGGGGTGTGGAGTACCACTCCGGCCCCTCCAACATGTCTATTGGAAGATCCGTCCGTATAGATTTTCCATAAGGGAGTCTCCTCTGCCCCCTAGTCTTTTATGATGGTGAACTCAgcgatgaaatctgctaatACCTGTCCCTTCGCAGCCACTCGTGGTTGATACCGAATGTTaaactcactcagctcgattgCCTACAATGCCATCCGTCCAGCAGCTTCAGGGCTACTCATTGCTCTTCGTAAGGGTTTATCTATCATGacatttatggtatgtgcttaAAAGTATAGTTTGAGCTTCCGTGCCGCGGTCCTAAtgcgaaggcgagtttctccatctgagggtacctttcttctgctcctctcagtgCTCGGCTTATGAAATATACGGGCCTTTGtatcttatcttcttctctgaTAAGAGCCGCACTGATGGCTACTGAAGAGACAGCAAGGTAtaggaacaattcttcccccgACATAGATGGGCTGAGCAACGATGGAGCAGAGAGATACCCCTTTAAATCatcaaatgccttttggcactcgtcTGTCCATTCAAATGATCTTCTCAGCGTGCGAAAGAAGGGGAGGCATTTGTCCATCGCCCTTGATACGAATCTGCTCAAGGCTGCTATCTTGCTGTTCAaactttgtacttcctttaccaTCCTCGGAGGAGCTAGTTCCATTATCGTCTTCACCTTCTCTGGACTAACCTTGATgcccctttgggataccataaatcccaagaattttcctgcggTTACCCCGAacgcacacttgctcggattcagcttcattttgtatgatCGAAGAGTGTcaaaagtctcctggaggtccctcatgTGATCGGACTCCCGCACGCTTTTTACCAAtatatcatctacgtaaacctgcacatttctgccaatttggtgcgtgAACATCTtattcatcaatctctgatatgtggctcttgtatttttaagcccgaaaggcattattttgtagcaaaaaagcctcTGACTCGTTACGAATgaggttttctcctgatcaacctattccaatttaatttggttgtagCTGGAGAAGGCATTCATGAAGCTCAAGAGTTCATGTCTTGCAGTGGAGTTTACCAGGGTGTCAATACAtgggagtgggtaactatccttagggcaggccctattcagatctgtgaaatcaacacacattctccactttccattggccttcttgaccattactacattttccaaccaatcagggtagtacacctcgTGTATGAAGTCTGCTTCTTGTAGCTTCCGTACTTCTTCTGCTATGACTCGATCTCGTTTAGGGGCGAACACTCGTTTCTTCTGTCGGACAGGAGAGAAAGAAGGTGACAAATTCAACCAGTGAACCATGACCGACGAGTCTATCcccggcatgtcctcgtgactccatgcaaaaacatcttggttttccttAAGGAATAATGCAAGCGCTTGTCGGACTGTTTGGCTAGCCAAGGTGCCGATTCTTGTGGTCCGTtcgggcctagaatcatccaggtttacttcttctaactcttccacCGGTTTTGTTACCATTCGTtgttcctcgatgttcattgcttgtaggtggtcatccatttccatcatggcgaagtagcattcccgtgcagccacctgattttcGTGTAGCTCTCCAACTCCGTATTCGGTGGGGAATTTGACCATTAGATGGTAGGTCGAGGTtacagccttccatgcattgagagtgggtcgtcTGAGGATGGCGTTATAGGCAGAAGAGTAGTCGACCACAAGAAAAACCATATCCTTGGTTATTTTTTATGGGTAATCCCCGATCGTCACAGGCAACATGACAATGCCTAAAGGGTAAACCCTTGTTCCTTCGAAGCCAACAAGTGGCGCATTTGTTGGGATCAGTCATTCTCTACtaatccccatttgctggaacgcgaggtagtagaggatatccgCTGAGCTTCCGTTatccaccaaaactcgatgcataTTGTAGTCCCCTGCTCGTATGCTGAcgacaagcgcgtcgtcatgcgGGTGGTAAAGGCGTCGCGCATCTTCTTCCGAAAACCCGATTCTGGGGTTATCACGTCGTGCTATTTTCGGTGAGGAACCTGTCAACTAGATGCTTTGAACCATCCGCAAATGTttttctggcctttttggacgaccctGCAGAAGTAGTGCCCCTACAACCATCCGTATGTTTCCTACAGGTGGTCTGGGACGCTTGTTCTCCCGTCGGGGATTTTATTCTTGGAGTTGATCCgctctctccttcctcacaaacctctgcaaccttcattgcctaatgagggcttcaatttgctattttaagtcataacaatccgtcgtatcgtggccatgatcgccatgaaaacAGCAGTATATGTcttttggcctcttgttcggatctcccttcagcttatCAAGAAACGTCAGGGTTCCTTgatctttgatctgcattaacacttggtcgatTAGGGCTGTGAAaggtagggatggcaatttagatccaccccgcggatacccggcccagcccgaccctaatgggccagattttacccggcccgataaagaatagggtcgggtatgggttttttttttttttaaacccgaagcgggttcgggtcgggttcgggttttataaaaaaattcgaAACCCGACCCGAAACCCGCCCCGGATAAAAACCCGGTTATGTTAAATTACTAAACCCCCTTctatgtatatacatatatatcattGAGCATTTGAGATTTGTAACCCTAACTCCCTAAATGGCTTGAatctatgaaaaaaatttaatgggctttaaaaaaaaattgttgggatagatttgggcccaagaagataaacggggccccggaaaaaaaagaaacccgaTTAACAATCGGGCATGGTCCGAGTTTCGGGTCTTGGCccacgggtcgggttcgggtatGCAAAAAcacgacccgttgccattcctagtgAAAGgggtgaagttcgtgaatcttcccGCGGGTGGTTTGGGTCGTCGATCTTCCCGTCGCTCTTCGGTTCTAGCCATCTTCCGTCCCTTATCCGGTCGTATATCTTCttgcctttccctttttctaggcttttcctctcgggccagcaaggcatccgcTGCGTTCATGCACTTCGTTGCCCTGTAAAATacttcggacatagtctttgggtcattcttatacagagaaaacaggaacttacccttccgcagCCCATTTGTGAACGCtgctacaagtatcttgtcatatGCCTCGTCTATTGAGAGGGCTTCCTTATTAAAGcgagctatgtatgatcttatagtctcgtcttctcgttgtttaatgttcatcagacacgcggtagacttcttatgccggtgactcccgataaagtgtgatacgaactgtgcacctaattccttaaTAGTGTCGATGGAATTAGGCGACAGCCTACTGTTCCAATCCCTCGCAGGTCCTTTcaatgtggtgggaaaagccctacacatgattccatccggtacaccctgaagatgcattagggtcttgaaagattccaagtgatccaatgggtccttggatccgtcgtaattctccacctgaggcatgcgaaattttgggggaagggggcatgaacttacgagcgctgtgaaaggcgaattagttctatggactaggtcatcCAAGTCATTGGAGATTCgacctctaagggcgttcatcatcacatccatccgTTCCCTCATCTTCTGCATCTCAGCTGCTATGTGAGGTGGTAGGGTGACCAAGATGGATGGCTGGTTAGTGTCCTGCCGCTCCGGTCTACTCGGAGCATTGCTACCCTCTGGCCCTTCCGGGTTCCTCCCATCCGCGCTTGCACCTTCCTGGTTTTCATCTGGTGTGCTtgggtgtgcattcctttgccgCAGTTGCTCTTCTAGATCATGATTCTACTTGGttaggcgctcaaccgccgccgcaagcgtttggacttgcctctctaaAGTTGTGgcatgcggttcgtcgccttgattgttggttgttgccatcgatcgagtgagtaccgtgcaactttttgtctcagggatagagcaAAGGTTGATTACCCTCCGGTGCTGATGCTTTCCCACATACGGCGCCAACTGATAATGctgaaaaatcaccaataagctaCACGCACTCTCAAATCGAAACAACATCTACAAAACGAAAAGCGAAGACCTAACAAAAAGCATCGGTGTGGTGCCAACCAAAAACCCTTCtaaggtcaagttagaacttttcacaaccctaaagtgccagagttgagtcaataatgcataccttgatttatgagggttttggggtatttatattagtGTAGGGTCATCATCCATGCCTTGGCCAGGAAgccctttccttttaggatagcACCTCTTTGATTCTGCATACCTTATaaagttcttttccttataggaatcttttgattatggttaaACGTGTGACGCAAGAACTCTCCTTATTCACGTTTGCGTGGGATCAAGCAAAGTCATATCAGACTTATCGTGAGATGCAAGTTGATTCCAGTTATGAATCCTTAAAGCCTAATCAACACAAATAGAGGTCAGATGTTACAACCGTCCACTATGTGTCCTTATAACATCGACCTATCAACCATCCACATGTTAATACCATACCGTCATGTTTCAAGAATCGATCTATCtcctattttatcctcttcagaaTTGAAAATGTGTTTCATGAGACTTGAGATCAAAACCGTATGATTATGCATTCCTCATCATTCATATCAATACTTGCCGATTAATGGAAAAATTAAGGTAAGAAATATTGCTTGGACTACCAAAAAATCTTTAAGCATCAAATTGACTCTAATTTAAACCcattactaaaattattttattacttactagtaataatttattatgaaaatattatatacatagTGTTTCTTTTTATGATATGAGTTAATAATTGTGTTAGACCAAAGTTCAAAAATATGGTTATATCCTTAGGGATAAAtgttcttcatttcttttcattttccgGAGGAGCCTCCACTCAACACGTAGCTCCGCCTCCCCGCCTGAGTTCAAAGAAACAATAGaggaaaaatcatataaaaaaatgggTACAAGATCCACTGGACCCCGATTTTAGGCTGCCACATAGAGCTTGGAGACATTAGAAAATTAAGTCGAGGTGTCAAAGCTTTACTTGCTTCCTTCATTGCATGCATGTTTATGTCTCACACACAGCGCCAATTGTTTACAAACCCACAGCTCTAAAAACCAAGCACACATGCAACCTCCCTCGAATGCAACCTGCCCAACATGCACCACTCCTATTCCTATGTGCTATAACCCCCTAAGCCCCACCACATCGCGTCACGCCACGTACCCTCCTCTTCTTTCTTACCTGACCATGATCAGCTCCATCCAATTTTTACAACCCTAGATAGATCCAACCAGACACGAGTCACTGCATCACTTACGTGCCCACCTCTCCCCGACACGTATCTCACATCACACGCCCTTTCCACACGTGTCAAACATCCACACACACCTTGACCCAGCAGCACAtgttgtttgagtttgagtttgagtttggtAGGGTTTCAATTTCCCATTTCAAAATCGAAAGAATTAGTAATTTTTAACCTAACCTGACCTTACTAGTACCACAGTACCCATTCCATAAAAAGTAACCGTAGTTAGAGCCGTGAATGGAACTTGTTGCCTGGTCACGTGGCAGGTGGCACTGACTTTACCTCCTGTCAATTTCATGCaacagaaatatatatatagtacaatTACTCGCCAGCCAGATTTTCCACGTGGTACCCTTTCTAAGGCTTGAGTGTTTTCATCCATGGCATGGCCCCCACAAGACGTACTGTCCTATCTGTCACTGCACACGTTGCCCAATACCCTCACACCACGTGTAAAAGAAATCTAGTTTATTGATTATGTTCCTGCCTACCTGAATCAAAACCTTTATCATTACTGACGTGTACGGTAGAGGttattttagactttttagCCCAATTTAATATGGGGTCAATGAAAGAAGTCTAAGATTAAGACACGTGTCAAAAGATCAAGAAAACCGCTTATAGATATTCCCATTAGGCGTCAACGATTGGGACACATGGGCCCACCTGTCAAAATCGGAAACTGATACGTACAGGCATTTGATTGGACCACAAGAGCTGAGAGGAATAAAgttggaatttaaaaaaattaaaaattaaaacaacaatCGTGGCCGAGTCTAGTATCCCACGATGGAGGCACGTGTCAACAACtctaaaatctttttatttaaaaaaaaaaaagagaaaaaccacGCCTAGTACGATTAGCGTAGGACCACATGCGTGTAAGGAAAGAAAGTTCATGTACTCAAAGGTGTTTAAATCCAATTGGACCACGTACCGCCGTACATGAAATTGAAGATACACGTGGTTGATTTTAACGTAAGATAAAAGAGGAATACCGCATAGATCAACGGTGGAGATCTGTTCTTTTAGGCTGAGAGGCACTAAGGTCAtaacccaaaagaaaagaaaagaaaagaaaaaagcctCTCTCTACGTAAAAAGAGAGCCATTCTTTTAGACTGAAAGTCCTTTCAAAAGCTTTATTCATTAGCGCGCGAGCATTCTCTCttcaatttcaataatttgaagagaaaaatcaAGGTTTAAATAGCctgagtattttttttgttggttggtTTTGGTTATGAAACTGAGTGGTTTTTGAAAATGGCGGAGATCTGCTGTGGATTGGTGAACGAGAGCGAGACATCAACGGCGTGTGAGCAGAGCTCCCGAGCGGCAAGGCGGAGGAGAATGGAGATCAGACGGTTCAAATTCGTAGCCGGCGTGGCCACACCGGAGCCAGAGAGTACTAGTACTGAGCATAAGCGTCAGAAGCTAGAAGGCTATTACACGGCGTCGTTTTCTCGTGACTGCGAGAACGCCGTAGAGACGTCCGTTACAGACGAGGAGAAGAAAGTAGTAGAAAAAGAGAGCCTCGAGACCAAAGGTATCTCGAATTCGAATTCGAATTCGAATGATGGTTGTGTTTCAACTTCGGTTTCGAGTGAGTATCCGAAATTCGGTGTTGCATCTGTGTGTGGAAGACGGAGAGACATGGAAGACGCTGTGGCTATACACCCTTCGTTCTCAAGCCATGACCACAATTCCACAACGAAATTGCATTACTTCGGAGTTTACGACGGCCATGGCTGCTCTCATGTatgtgttttctttctcttctcgcTTTGTCATTCAAACCAATCAAAACAGCAACTTTGATTTTGGTTCCCCAAGATTTAATATTTACCATGTATTTTCTTTCAGGTGGCAACGAAGTGTCGAGAAAAGTTACATGAGCTGGTGAAGGAAGAGTTGTTATCGTTAGAGACGCAAGAGGAAGAGTGGAAGGGAGTGATGGAGCGAAGCTTTTATCGCATGGACAAGGAAGTGAATGCATGGAACGAGACCGTTTTGGGTGCAAAGTGTAGGTGTGAGCTTCAATCTCCAGAGTGTGATGCGGTTGGATCTACTGCGGTTGTTGCAATTGTGACACCCAATAAGATCATCGTTGCCAATTGTGGTGATTCAAGAGCTGTGCTTTGCCGAAACGGCAAGCCTGTACCTCTTTCCTCCGATCACAAGGTCAGTACTTAAAAAGAGTAGATATAATTGCAACAACAATAGGAAGCATGGACCGTCGGATCGTCTGATCCGAGGGTTGTGATTGTTGCAAAAAAATGTGTCaaatttctttatttgaaaATCGTTCTTTTCAGTGACATTTGAGATGCTGTGGTAACAGCCGGATCGTCCGGACGAGTTGAATCGGATCCAAGCCGCAGGTGGTCGGGTTATCTACTGGGACGGCCCACGTGTCCTCGGAGTTCTCGCCATGTCTAGAGCTATTGGTAATTATCAAACACTGAAAATTAACAGTGTCTCTGTGTTCAAATTCAATAGCAAATTTTCTCAATTCGGTTTGTGATATTTTGGGCAGGTGATAACTATCTGAAGCCTTATGTGATCTGTGAGCCGGAGGTGACGATAACGGATCGGACGGCGGAGGATGACTGTCTGATCTTGGCGAGTGATGGGCTTTGGGACGTGGTGTCAAATGAGACGGCGTGTGGGGTGGCGCGTATGTGCTTAAGAGGGAAAGCACACGCGCCTCCGTGTTCTCCGCCCGGTGCTGAGGTGGCTGTTTCCGAAACATCAGACAAAGCGTGTTCGGACGCGTCGATGTTGCTGACGAAGTTGGCATTGGCTAGGCAAAGTCCTGACAACGTTAGCGTGGTCGTGGTAGACCTAAGAAGGGACACGTAGCCATTAGCCatccaatgttttttttttttttttaaagaaaaaaaaacaattaaatttatgggTTGGGTTTGTGGGGTTGGGCTTTTTTGGGTGAGTGGTAAGGagaatcaaaattgaaatagtGAAACCACTATTTGTTTGTAACTGTTGAGCTCAactttttttgtctttggttTTCGAACGATATATCTTTTATCAAGAGAtttcattcaattaaaaaagtcCATTGGTCTAATTGtagatttttcatttattaaataaatatataaaaaccaaaatatgGGGAAAGTATATGaagtaaataactaaatatgatAGCCTTTTAAGATTAATGGATTCTCTTTTTTGTGGTTATGATATTGTTGGTCACATGGAAGGGATCGTATGGTTGATATCAGAATAATAATTCATTCTAATGGTATCTCTTAGATTTGGATGCGCGATCATTTTTATTGCTCTCTTTTAATGTGTAATAATAAttgtttacaaaatttcaaattaaaaaaaatgattgtttACAAtattagttagttttttttttttttttgagggtgtttACAATATTAGTTGGGTAATCCTCAAGGATCGGTTTTTGAGGCCAAAGTTTCAACGGGCTCTTTTGCATTGCTGAGCATTTTAAGAATCTAGAGCTGTAATTTCCACTGGGACGCTGTGGAGAACTGGGGATGGCAAGAGTGCTCGAATATACTAAGATAACTGGCTGCCGGGGGATAGATTGACcttcaaaaactgaaaaactctCTCCACGAGCTGAGATTCTTGATGTTACTATTGTCTCCCTACTTGATGTTACATTGTGGGTGACTTATCAAGAGGACTCTCTGGATTGGccaaaatgtaaaaattggatctATTCAATGAAAAgtgaggaggataaagtaggagACGGATCTCTCTTCATGAAACACGACAGTACGATATTGACATGTGGATGTCGACGGATCAATGCTAAAAGGACACGTAGTGGACGGTTGTAACATTAGGCCTCCATCAGTATTGATTAGGCTTCATGGATTCCTAACCAGAATTAACTTGCATCTCGCGATAAGTCTGATATGATTTTGCTTGATTTCCACACAAACGTGAATAACGGGGGTTCTTGCGTTATACGTTTGACCATAATCAAAaaactcctataaggaaaagaactctataaggAATGTAGAATCGAAGAAGTGTTATCCTAAAATGAAAGGATGTCCTGGCCAAGGCATGGATGATAAccctacaccaatataaatatTCCAAAACCCTCGTAAATAAAGGTACGTATAATCAACTCAACTTTGACACTTTAGAGTTGCGaaaaactctaacttgaccttcggagggtttttggccggcaccacacaggtgctctctgttaggtcttctcttttcgttttgcaggtgttgtttcaaTTCGGCAGTGCGTGCAACTTACTAGTGacttttttggcatcatcaaaaAGGAAGATAAAGAGAGGGAGTATCAAGATCGGATTCTTTCACCCTCCAAATTGTTTTGGTCACGAATTTGGAAACTCAAGGTTCGAAGCCCTCCCAACCAAAAGAAAGATCTTCCACGTCATAAGATCTTAGATAACTCTTGAGGTAGTCTATGTTCAAAATTTCAGGAGAACAGCCTTTATGCATTTTGTGGTTGAAGATCTCAAGACCATTTGGGAACGAGTGCATTCATGGATTTGCAGACTTAGTTACACCGGTGGGACAACGGTTCTCTAGAAATTTTTGCTAGGGTAGCTTGGTTTATTTGGTCTCAAAAAAACAAGCTTCATCTCAACGAATCGAGCTTAACATCTCAAAAGATTTTTGAGACAACTATCAGCCTACTTTCAAAATTGCAAATTAGGGTCAGCTATCAGCCTACTCTTGAAACCGAGTTTATCATCTCAAAAGATTTTTAGGTCAACTATCAACTTACTCTCAAAATTGCAAATTAGGGTCAACTACTATGAAgcgcgggtgcgggtgcgggtgcaggtgcgggtgcgggactcggcaatttttgaaaaaagtgggtgcgggtgcggcgggactcggcaattaaaaaattattaaaaatatttatatttatattttctatatatttttactattaaaatattcttaaaaaacatattactaatttactatgccttgattcacaaaacaaagaaagaaaaaagcaagaaacacaaaacacaacacaaaaccaaaaagaaaacacaaaagaagcaacaaatattcaaaataaaattaaggatagatttagggtttttggatcTCATTTAGAGCCGATTTCGGCTGTTGCAACCTGATTCTCGGCCTGTTTCGGCCTGTTTCggcctgtttcggccgtttcgggcctgtttcggccgtttcggccgtttcggtcgccggccgatacggaccgatactgccgatacggccgaaacagcccgattctggccgaatcggcccgaatcggcgcgaGTCGGCGCCGCGTCCGCGCGAGTCGGCGCGAGTCGGCGGGAAAAATAAGATGCCACGTGGCCGACGCGGCCGGACGCCGCACCGACgcgcgagcagcggcgtccctcgcgcgtcgGCGAGTcccgccgcgtcggacgcgggtgcggcacctccggTGCCGCGTCCGTGCATCCCAGGTCAACTATCAACCTACTCTCGGAACTGCAGATTATCGGCCCAAGCCTTCCAAAGTAGTTATATATTTCTAGAGTTAAGTGGAAACCTTAAGACCCGGGATGAACCCAAGTGGGGCACGAGCCCCCTCGggtccaatttttattttttattttttatttttttttttcatagttattatatattttgattttgtaaatggGCCCCTTTCAAAATCTTAGGTCCTTTCTCCTCAATAAGTCTAGTTAGCCTCACCTAAATAACAACTATCCAAACCAGTTGATTgtaacaagttgttaaaaataaaatacaatattttattaaaattatatctcttctttcaattaaaaacttaaatgcTACCgtttcctttattattttaataagttgtttattatattttaaatgaagtgataaaaataatagaACATTTGGTAttgggtatattgtaaaatgaggtggtaaaataaataaaataacttttggaGGTGTTAACTAGCCtaacttcaacaacaacaacaaaatcctaACCAGCCtagtatagaaaaaaaaaacattattttgtttttgtttgtaaatgattgcatcttaatgtatttagaaataatgattttgtgtatttataattttttaatattatatggaTGTCTattttgagtttcttttttttttcttttttctttatactctaGCCCTCGCTAGCTTAAAATCCTGGATCCGTCCTTGCTCTAGACCCCAACAAGCTTAAGGCAAACTACAAGGGGGGCATGTTTGAAGACTAATGAAGTTGGCATTGGTACTATCATCCGAAATGGAAGGGGTGAGATTATGGCAGCCTTCTCAAAGAAGATTTCCCTTCCACGATAAATAGAATTTTTGGAAGCAATGGCAGCCAGGAGGCAGTCCATTTTGTCGTGGAGCTCGATTTCTATCAAGTGGATTTTAAAGGGGACtcggaaattttttttaattctttatccGTGGGGACTCCCCTCTTTCAGCCTTAGGTCATATTGTAAAAGAGTAAAAGACATCAAATCTATTAAAGGGTTTCTACAAACCCACTCCTCTCATACCAGGAGGCAGGGCAATTCTATGGGTCATGCCTTAGTCATGAGAGTTAGGatttcttctcatttgttaGTCTAGATGGAATTTGTCCCATTGGACATTTCTCATGTTATTTCTGATTATTGTTAGTTCTTGAATAAAATTACCCTAGGGggcttctccaaaaaaaaatagttgggTGATTTTTTCTGCCCCCATTGTTTCGAACCCATTGGGTCTATTTGATTAAGCGTTTTTGGGAGCCTAAAAGTgcatttttaaaatctaaaattatatttcacaATAGCAACTCCTCATAACTTTTTTACAAGAgcttaatttaaattcaaaacattATTTTGCGACAGCTTATACAAATTTGTTTTCTCACATGTGCTAAGCCAATCGCATGGGAAATTTGCATCCATGggccaataaataaaaagggaTTTTTGTCAAACAAATTTATGACATTTGCAAAATTCAAAGCCATGAGTACATTTGGTCCTgtaaaaatactcaaaaatgaactaat
This region includes:
- the LOC142608078 gene encoding putative protein phosphatase 2C 24, with product MAEICCGLVNESETSTACEQSSRAARRRRMEIRRFKFVAGVATPEPESTSTEHKRQKLEGYYTASFSRDCENAVETSVTDEEKKVVEKESLETKGISNSNSNSNDGCVSTSVSSEYPKFGVASVCGRRRDMEDAVAIHPSFSSHDHNSTTKLHYFGVYDGHGCSHVATKCREKLHELVKEELLSLETQEEEWKGVMERSFYRMDKEVNAWNETVLGAKCRCELQSPECDAVGSTAVVAIVTPNKIIVANCGDSRAVLCRNGKPVPLSSDHKPDRPDELNRIQAAGGRVIYWDGPRVLGVLAMSRAIGDNYLKPYVICEPEVTITDRTAEDDCLILASDGLWDVVSNETACGVARMCLRGKAHAPPCSPPGAEVAVSETSDKACSDASMLLTKLALARQSPDNVSVVVVDLRRDT
- the LOC142606157 gene encoding uncharacterized protein LOC142606157, with translation MNIEEQRMVTKPVEELEEVNLDDSRPERTTRIGTLASQTVRQALALFLKENQDVFAWSHEDMPGIDSSVMVHWLNLSPSFSPVRQKKRVFAPKRDRVIAEEVRKLQEADFIHEVYVDDILVKSVRESDHMRDLQETFDTLRSYKMKLNPSKCAFGVTAGKFLGFMVSQRGIKVSPEKVKTIMELAPPRMVKEVQSLNSKIAALSRFVSRAMDKCLPFFRTLRRSFEWTDECQKAFDDLKGYLSAPSLLSPSMSGEELFLYLAVSSVAISAALIREEDKIQRPVNGSYECKNERMKRYLEEVKGRANNLQIKLVQIPREENQDADRLGKVASAEPMIIPDQVLSFIQLSSLLNGTSMQEVISEHCWMAPITAYLKDCKFPDNKEVARKLKVKATRFVLIKDVLYKRGFSRPYLRCLDHNEADYVMREVYEGVCDNHSGSRGLDIMGPFPTAVRQLKFLVVGIDYFTKWVEAEALATITEKNIRIFIWRNIIYRYGILRVLVSDNGK